The genome window TCCTTAAGACTCAGCCATAGAAGTAAAAAGGCAGAAACTGCAAACACGGGTCTCCAGAACCCATTAGCACAGCAACCTCCTCTTAACGTCAAGTACCTAGACCTCAGAGGCCATTGCCAACACAGCCATAGGCTAGTAGCTTGGAATAATGCAATTACTCTGTAATTACAGTAAAAACCATTCCGTGAAATCAGATTTCAACTTGCAGCAGACTACTGCATGAGTTTTTTCAAGAGAGCTTGATAAGGGGAGGAAGAAGCGCATTACCAGTGACATCCTGGTGAAAAGGAGGCAGAGATTTCCGGCGTTTTGTCCCCTTCAGGCTTGAACGACGCCAAGAGCGACGCTTGGTTTGAGGAGTGACGAGGAGCGGGCTTTTCCTGGGGCTTGGACTTCCACGGCAACTTCTCCTTGTACCTGCTCCAGCGTTCACAAAGGAACTAACATTCTTCTTGCTAACAGCAGTTACGTCAGGTGCCTTTATGGGTTCCTCAgcatctcctttcttttctccgGGGTCAGGTTCTGAGAAAAACCACTCAAAATCACCACGTTGCTAACGCCAGACGGAGAACAGAgataaaaaggctttttctggAGGTTTAAACGTACAGGGCCTCGCtcagaggagcagcagtgcagtgTGTGAGGCTTAGACCAGCACCATTCCCTCACAGCACCTCAGGACTGCTGCTGCCCGCGGCCTCCCCTACCTGACACAGCACCGTCAGCCGCACAGGGGGTTGTCTGAGCCGCACCGAGCGATGTCTGAAGGGAAAAAACGGCCCCGCAAACGTTACCACAGGCTGCgggacggccccgccgccccctcagGCCGCCCCCGCATCCCTCCAGCGCTCACCTCCTGCGGCATCTCCTCGGACCTGCAAGAACGCTGCGGTCAGGCTCACGGCGGCCGGACCCCGCTGCCCACCCCCTAAAAACCTCCGGGCCCCGGTTCCCCGGTTCCCGGTCCCGTCACTCACCGGCACCGGGCGGGCTCCGCCGTCCGAGCCAACATGGcggcccccgctgcccgccgTTGGGCGCGGGGCACGCCGGGAAATGGCGGTGCCTCCCCTGAGGAGGGCGCATGCGCGGGAGCTCCCCTcagcgtcccccccccccttcccctcacgGAATAGGcgggaaagaggaaaaacaaataataataataatagtaaaaaaaaaaaaggctttggaagTTTATTATCTTTGATAAAATCTCAACTGAAAGTGGTGGTCTTTGTATTAACAGCGGCAGGAATGCACAGAACCTAGGGGGGGGAGGCGGTTTTACACTAGACATTAAATTAGGATTAGGGGTGACACAGGATGGAAGGGGCTACCCGAGAGCCAAGTCCAGTGAGTTTTGGTAAAGCAACGTTCTGATTAATCAGCTCAGAATGAAGTCTAGGTAAGAAAAGCTTATTTTCCTATACAAAATTACAATACAGAGAACGCATACAATTACAATACAGGGGGTTTAATTGTTAGTATCTATCAGCTAGAACAGAACTTTCAGAGTAAAAAACttcatggaaattaaaataagtcAATTTTCTTAAGCTGTAAAACTTGAGACAAACGCCAAGTTCTAGAAGAGACACTTTCAGATTCTTACCATAaaattgatatttaaaaaaatgaatttggttaggaaaatgaagcaagttcttttaaaacaatttcacaTCCCAATGGGCATAAGTAAAAAGAACTCAACTGCGTGAGGCTGAGAGGTAGAGAGGTATCATTGTAATCACAATCTTCTATTGGTTCCAGGGTTTTTCTGAGGTAATTAGCTGTGTGTCAAGTTGTATAAACAAGAGTATTGGCAAAAGAGCAACATTGACAAATTACACTAATGACCTCTTTCCTCTCATCAATAGGTCCTAAAAACTTAATTAGACGCATCCGAATTAACACTTCCAGGATCTCCAGCAGGTGAAGTGATTGATGAAGGGGTGGTAGCATCCTGCCAGCTGCCATTAGCCTGAAGGTAAAACAAACATCATTTCATTAGATCTTTTAAGAAACTACTTGCAGACAATAAAGTATGCCTTTATATGCTTAAACCCTACAAGTAACAGTGCTTATGAAATCAAATAGTTGTTATTTCCTGGCAAAGAACAGTCCAGGAACACCCCATAACACCTCCTGCCCGCCCCACCCCGATTTTACAGTAGCATTCTTACTGCCATCTGTTTGTGGCAGGAATAAACCAAAAGCTTCTACTTTCAGCTTTTTCCTGTCCCCACAACAGACATCTCAGGGGGTAGGAAATGAAGTTAATGTTTATTTACAGATCATTAGCCAATCTCAGGCATGAGTTTTGTTTCAACTAAAGTAATACTTGAGTAGATCTTACATCTATGCGCTGCGTCGTGTACAAAGGATTCCCCACAATTGTGTCATATCTTCCTGTCTGGTGTATGACATGATGCAAGGAATCCATCTATAACAAGAGCCCACAGAATAACAACaataagagaggaaaaaaataagtcaagtCAAAGAAATGAAGTATTATGAGTAGGAtgacctattttattttaaaactttgaagttttctttgcagctgcttGCTATTAACTGAGCTAAACTTAAAGAGGTCATTTAACAGAACTAGAATCTGGTATCGAGCCTACTGTCACATGCAGCTTTTCATAGAGCAACTTGGGTTCTTGTGAGAGGAGCAAATTCTGTGCAGTTCAGGTGCATTTAGGAATTCATCAGAAAGCTTACAGTGCATCTGACAACACTATTAACAGAAATACTACAATGCTACACAAAGTTCTCTATATACAGAGCAAGACTGACtctaaaataaggaaaaaccATTTAGTAATGTAAATTTGAAGGATGGAGGAATACCAGTAAGTTAATTTAGatcttattcattttaaaaggtctGGTTGCAACAGAAAACATATATTTGAACATATATTTGAGCAGGTTTGTTTCTTGACTCGTTTCAGCATTTTGACTCTAGTCACTTCTTGCATTCTGGTCAGTGCTAGCTAGAGAACCAAAAATCCACCCTTATCTGATGTTAAGAGAATCTAGTTTTAAAAAACCTGCTTACCTGCGACTGCACATTGCCTCCCACTGGGGAGCTCTGGTAGGAAGTCAATGACTGCAAGTTTATAAACGAATCTCCGGAATTTGTCATCTTAAAAGATCCAGAGGaagcttaagaaaaaacaaacaaacaaaaaccactttgTGATGCAAATCATAGACACTGTAGTACTCCTAGAAAAACTAagtttaacagaaaaagaaatcctgtGACTGGTTCAAAAATCAGTAGTTCATGGTACTCGTCGTCGCAGGAAATAATTAGAAACTTTTCAAGCAAACAATCTCCTCACTAGTGCTCTTGCTTACCTGAATTTGGTGTAGATGGAGAATTTGCCTGGTTGCCTTGAGCCACAACATTTGTTGCATCTACAGCGGTTTTTGCAGCATAAATATTGGCTTCTTCTTGGAACTTCCCCATGTTTTTTTTGTATCGAATTCTTTTGTTACCAAACCAGTTGGAAACCTGGAGACACATATCCCCGTTAGCATTTGATTAAACTAATACATTTACACTCTATTCACAAGTTACTCATAGGCAGCATTTTAAAGCAGGCTTCAAGCAAAAAATGCACCCTACTAAACCCTTCAGAATAACCTAAATGCTGTGTACTATTTCACAGCAGCGAGTGAAGCCTCCTGCTAGCTACTGGGGACAAAACAacattatttaagaaaagaagtCACTTAATTTAATTCGGATAAAATCCTTCATACCTGTGAAACTGTGATGCCACCTTTCTTTGCTAGCTCTTCTTTGGCCTCTTCACTGGGGTAAGGATTACTCAGATGCGAATAAAAGTATTCATTCAGTACTTCTGTTGCCTGTTTGCTGAAGTTACGTCGTTTACGCCTATCAAAAGAGCACAATTATTCCTACTTAGACCGCGTGACAGAGTAGACCTGACAGAGAACAACAAGCCAGTGGTCTACTCTAAAATACATCCCATTTGAAGGAGAACATAAGAATTGCACGGAATTAATCAGATGTTAAAGTCAAAGCAAGCATACCTTAGCAAGCAGAACAGGTGGCAAGTTGTCAATATTTAAACTAAGTCAACACTGGGAACGACAGACTCAAGGCTTCTTAAGCAGTCATTGGCATCGAGCAACAGAGAAAGTCCAGACTTAAACATCTGTTATCACTAGGTTGTGTTTTCACAGTACCTTGCATCAAGAAACCGTGAACGCAGGATCATTACTGCCTCGCACG of Anas acuta chromosome 32, bAnaAcu1.1, whole genome shotgun sequence contains these proteins:
- the PBX4 gene encoding pre-B-cell leukemia transcription factor 4 isoform X2, with product MFLIRKHALNCHRMKPALFSVLCEIKEKTVLSIRGIQEEDPPDAQLMRLDNMLLAEGVSGPEKRGRGGPMAVAATSGGCPNDNSIEHSDYRAKLSQIRQIYHSELEKYEQACSEFTTHVMNLLREQSRTRPISPKEIERMVNIIHGKFSTIQMQLKQSTCEAVMILRSRFLDARRKRRNFSKQATEVLNEYFYSHLSNPYPSEEAKEELAKKGGITVSQVSNWFGNKRIRYKKNMGKFQEEANIYAAKTAVDATNVVAQGNQANSPSTPNSASSGSFKMTNSGDSFINLQSLTSYQSSPVGGNVQSQMDSLHHVIHQTGRYDTIVGNPLYTTQRIDANGSWQDATTPSSITSPAGDPGSVNSDASN
- the PBX4 gene encoding pre-B-cell leukemia transcription factor 4 isoform X3: MSCSRSWPSPTRAWTRPRPVLSIRGIQEEDPPDAQLMRLDNMLLAEGVSGPEKRGRGGPMAVAATSGGCPNDNSIEHSDYRAKLSQIRQIYHSELEKYEQACSEFTTHVMNLLREQSRTRPISPKEIERMVNIIHGKFSTIQMQLKQSTCEAVMILRSRFLDARRKRRNFSKQATEVLNEYFYSHLSNPYPSEEAKEELAKKGGITVSQVSNWFGNKRIRYKKNMGKFQEEANIYAAKTAVDATNVVAQGNQANSPSTPNSASSGSFKMTNSGDSFINLQSLTSYQSSPVGGNVQSQMDSLHHVIHQTGRYDTIVGNPLYTTQRIDANGSWQDATTPSSITSPAGDPGSVNSDASN